The stretch of DNA GGTGAATACTAGTATACTGACCAGCACAAGAGAGGGGAGGAAGGTTGCACTGAGAGGGAAGGCGGGCAGAAATGCGCATAGTGTTACACATGCAGTCATTATCAATTGATCGAAGTGCAGCACAACACTCAGCGCTTGCATTAGGTGCCCCTGGTACCACGAAAGGCGCGCACACGTTCAGGTTCCCAAGTGATGCCGAGCATGTCTGCCCCTGCTGACATTCAGTTACTCGGGTTTGAAGCACAACAACCAGCAGCCCCAACATCATTAGTGAAACAACTGACTTCATGGCAGCCATGGTCTAATAGTTGTTACTCAAAATGATTGTTGCAAGAAAACTAAAGTAGCTGACTTGCTTTTTCTTGTCCCAAGAGGAGATGTATAGGCTTCTATTTATAGTTGATGATCACAGAGCTAAACTTGTTTGGAAGATGAGACCCTTTGCGTGAACTACCTAATTGAAGATATTGGCAAGTCAGTTTTCTTGTGTGTTTGCCGTTGCCCGCACATTGTAGTTGGATCATGATATAT from Nicotiana tomentosiformis chromosome 11, ASM39032v3, whole genome shotgun sequence encodes:
- the LOC104103639 gene encoding protein 108-like; amino-acid sequence: MAAMKSVVSLMMLGLLVVVLQTRVTECQQGQTCSASLGNLNVCAPFVVPGAPNASAECCAALRSIDNDCMCNTMRISARLPSQCNLPPLSCAAN